A window of Rufibacter sp. LB8 contains these coding sequences:
- the ilvB gene encoding biosynthetic-type acetolactate synthase large subunit translates to MLTQEKQAPASPETGTQLSGSQALLHALVVEGTDTIFGYPGGAIMPIYDALYDFEGDLKHILVRHEQGGIHAGQGYARSSGKVGVVFATSGPGATNLVTGLADAQIDSTPLVCITGQVFAHLLGTDAFQEADVIGITTPVTKWNYQITDATEIPEVLAKAFHIARSGRPGPVLIDITKNAQLQKFDFQGYTPCDHIRSYRPKPIVRKEYIRAAAELINKAKKPFVLWGQGVMLGSAEAEFKAFLEKTGIPAAWTIMGAGALPTDHPQNVGMLGMHGNYGPNVMTNECDVLIAIGMRFDDRVTGRLDKYAKQAKVIHLDIDPAEIDKNVKTTVPVWGDCKETLPLLTQLVETKKHTDWLAQFREFEQKEIDAVIREELFPASGEMTMGEVIQQLNELTKGEAIIVTDVGQHQMVACRYAKLNHTRSNITSGGLGTMGFALPAAIGAKFGAPDRTVVAVIGDGGVQMTIQELGTIMQSGIDVKILILNNQFLGMVRQWQELFHERRYSFVDITSPDYVQVAKGYGIAGRSINQREDLTNALKEMLSNPGSFLLEVMVTKENNVFPMVPQGCSVSEIRLK, encoded by the coding sequence ATGTTAACGCAAGAGAAACAAGCCCCAGCCTCGCCTGAAACCGGCACCCAGCTAAGCGGTAGCCAAGCTCTGCTGCACGCTTTGGTGGTGGAAGGCACAGATACCATTTTCGGTTATCCGGGCGGCGCCATCATGCCCATCTATGACGCGCTCTATGACTTTGAGGGCGACCTGAAACACATATTGGTGCGCCATGAGCAAGGCGGCATCCATGCCGGTCAGGGCTACGCCCGAAGCTCTGGGAAAGTAGGCGTGGTGTTCGCGACCAGTGGCCCCGGCGCTACCAATTTAGTCACCGGCCTCGCCGATGCGCAGATTGATTCCACGCCCTTGGTGTGCATCACCGGCCAGGTATTCGCGCATTTGCTGGGCACCGATGCCTTTCAGGAGGCCGATGTGATTGGCATTACCACGCCCGTGACCAAATGGAACTACCAGATTACGGATGCCACCGAGATTCCGGAAGTGTTGGCCAAGGCGTTCCACATCGCGCGCAGCGGCCGGCCCGGCCCAGTCTTGATTGACATCACCAAAAACGCGCAGCTCCAAAAGTTTGATTTCCAGGGTTACACGCCGTGCGACCATATTAGAAGCTATCGGCCCAAGCCGATTGTCCGGAAAGAATACATCCGCGCTGCGGCTGAGTTGATAAATAAAGCCAAAAAACCGTTTGTGCTTTGGGGGCAGGGCGTCATGCTCGGCTCCGCCGAAGCAGAATTCAAGGCGTTCCTGGAGAAAACCGGCATTCCGGCCGCCTGGACCATTATGGGCGCGGGCGCTTTGCCCACCGACCATCCGCAGAACGTGGGCATGCTGGGCATGCACGGCAACTACGGCCCCAACGTGATGACGAACGAATGCGACGTGCTGATTGCCATTGGCATGCGCTTCGATGACCGCGTGACCGGCCGCCTGGACAAATACGCCAAGCAGGCCAAGGTCATCCACCTGGACATTGACCCCGCCGAGATTGACAAGAACGTGAAGACCACCGTGCCCGTTTGGGGCGACTGCAAAGAAACCTTGCCGCTGCTCACGCAACTGGTGGAAACCAAAAAACACACCGACTGGCTGGCCCAATTCCGGGAATTTGAGCAGAAGGAGATTGACGCTGTGATACGGGAAGAACTGTTCCCCGCCAGCGGTGAAATGACCATGGGCGAGGTGATACAGCAATTGAATGAACTCACCAAAGGCGAAGCCATCATTGTCACCGACGTGGGCCAGCACCAGATGGTGGCCTGCCGTTACGCCAAGCTCAACCACACCCGCAGCAACATCACCAGCGGCGGTTTGGGCACCATGGGCTTCGCGTTGCCGGCGGCCATCGGGGCTAAGTTTGGCGCGCCAGACCGCACCGTGGTCGCCGTGATTGGCGACGGCGGCGTGCAGATGACCATCCAGGAGTTGGGCACTATTATGCAGAGCGGCATCGACGTGAAAATCCTGATTCTGAACAACCAGTTTCTGGGCATGGTGCGCCAATGGCAGGAGCTTTTCCATGAACGCCGCTACTCGTTTGTGGACATCACCAGCCCTGATTACGTGCAGGTGGCCAAAGGTTACGGCATTGCCGGCCGCAGCATCAACCAGCGCGAGGATTTAACAAATGCCCTGAAGGAAATGCTCAGCAACCCCGGTTCTTTCCTGCTGGAGGTGATGGTGACCAAAGAAAACAATGTGTTCCCCATGGTGCCGCAGGGCTGCAGCGTGAGCGAAATTAGATTGAAATAG
- the ilvN gene encoding acetolactate synthase small subunit, which yields MTDQTHPEKQEFNITVYTENQIGLLNRIAMIFSRRKINIESLNTSPSEIEGIHRFNIVIHVTEEVVSKIAKQIEKQIEVLKVYFNTNDDVIWQEMALYKVPTEVIAEKAKVERLLRENGARVVAIRTDYTVFETTGHREETDALIRVLQPYGLIEFVRSARVAIIKDSDGFNRKLREFERAEPGHEVVENEFLDSREKVFTM from the coding sequence ATGACCGACCAAACGCACCCCGAAAAGCAGGAATTCAACATCACGGTGTATACCGAGAACCAGATTGGCTTGCTCAACCGCATCGCTATGATTTTCTCGCGCCGCAAAATCAACATTGAGAGCCTGAATACCTCGCCCTCCGAGATTGAAGGCATCCACCGGTTCAACATTGTCATTCACGTGACCGAGGAAGTGGTGAGCAAAATTGCCAAGCAGATTGAGAAGCAGATTGAGGTTCTCAAGGTGTATTTCAACACCAACGACGACGTGATTTGGCAGGAAATGGCTCTCTACAAAGTGCCCACCGAAGTGATTGCCGAGAAAGCCAAAGTAGAACGCCTGCTCCGCGAAAACGGCGCCCGCGTGGTGGCCATCCGGACGGATTACACCGTCTTCGAGACCACCGGCCACCGGGAGGAAACTGATGCCCTGATTAGAGTCTTGCAGCCCTACGGCCTTATTGAATTCGTGCGCAGCGCCCGCGTGGCCATCATCAAAGACAGCGACGGCTTCAACAGAAAACTCCGCGAATTTGAGCGCGCCGAACCCGGCCACGAAGTAGTAGAAAACGAATTCCTGGATAGTAGAGAGAAGGTATTTACGATGTAA
- the ilvC gene encoding ketol-acid reductoisomerase — MAKINFGGVEETVVTREEYPLEKALDFLKDETIAVIGYGVQGPGQALNMRDNGFNVIVGQRQDSPSWERAKKDGFEEGVSLFSIEEAAERGTIICNLLSDAGQIAVWPTLKERLKPGKTLYFSHGFGITFKEQTSIVPPADVDVILVAPKGSGTSLRRLFQAGGGLNSSFAVFQDATGNAYEKAIAMGIGVGSGYLFETDFKKEVYSDLTGERGVLMGALAGIIEAQYQVLRERGHSPSEAFNETVEELTQSLVPLVGENGMDWMFSNCSVTAQRGALDWKGKFREATLPVLNDLYDSVASGKEAERTIQRGSTPGYRAELEAELKEVRESELWQTGAVVRQLRSKKVEVTEEV, encoded by the coding sequence ATGGCAAAAATCAATTTCGGCGGTGTAGAAGAAACCGTTGTCACCCGCGAAGAATATCCGTTAGAGAAAGCCTTGGATTTCCTGAAAGACGAAACCATTGCCGTGATTGGCTACGGCGTGCAGGGCCCCGGCCAGGCATTGAACATGCGCGACAATGGCTTCAACGTGATTGTGGGCCAGCGCCAGGATTCTCCGTCTTGGGAGCGTGCCAAGAAAGACGGCTTTGAGGAAGGCGTGAGTTTGTTCTCTATTGAAGAAGCCGCCGAGCGCGGAACCATCATCTGCAACCTGTTGTCAGACGCCGGGCAGATTGCGGTTTGGCCTACGTTGAAAGAAAGACTGAAGCCTGGCAAGACTCTGTATTTCTCACACGGGTTCGGTATTACGTTCAAAGAGCAAACCAGCATTGTGCCTCCGGCCGATGTAGACGTAATTTTGGTGGCCCCCAAAGGCAGCGGTACCAGCTTGCGCCGTCTGTTTCAGGCCGGTGGCGGGTTGAACTCATCGTTTGCGGTGTTCCAGGACGCTACGGGCAACGCGTACGAAAAGGCCATCGCCATGGGCATCGGCGTAGGTTCTGGCTATTTATTTGAGACCGATTTTAAAAAAGAAGTTTATTCTGATTTGACCGGTGAGCGCGGCGTATTGATGGGCGCTTTGGCGGGCATCATTGAGGCCCAGTACCAGGTGTTGCGCGAGCGCGGACACTCTCCGTCTGAGGCCTTCAACGAAACCGTGGAAGAACTGACCCAGAGCTTGGTGCCTTTGGTAGGTGAGAACGGCATGGACTGGATGTTCAGCAACTGCTCCGTAACCGCCCAGCGCGGCGCCCTCGATTGGAAAGGAAAATTCCGCGAAGCAACCCTTCCCGTTCTGAACGATTTGTATGACAGCGTGGCCTCTGGCAAAGAAGCCGAGCGTACCATCCAACGCGGTTCCACGCCTGGCTACCGCGCAGAACTGGAAGCCGAACTGAAAGAAGTACGCGAATCTGAATTATGGCAAACCGGCGCCGTGGTAAGACAACTCCGCAGCAAAAAGGTTGAAGTAACTGAAGAAGTATAA
- the ilvA gene encoding threonine ammonia-lyase IlvA: MQEDTALVETVVALGNVEKAAKNLKGVIYKTPLMKNLWLSETYGADIYLKREDLQIVRSYKIRGAYNKMSTLRQEEREREIVCSSAGNHAQGVAYACQLLGVKGYIFMPAQTPAQKVNKVRLFGKEWVEVVLTGATYDDTFKAAKDFCDDRGSTFIPPFDDLAIIEGQATVGLEIFKDADFSIDYLFMPIGGGGLASGVSSVFKQLSPGTKLIGVQPAGAPSMYQSIKEGKRQTLDKIDSFVDGAAVKCPGKLTFDICRELLDEVILVPEGQICEDILKMYNEEGVVLEPAGTLTISALKSFKDEIEGKHVVCVISGSNNDITRMEDIKERALQHQGLKHYFMVTFNQQPGALRTFVNRVLHPQDDIIHFQYIKKNNKEKGPVFIGVEVKHPQDVEAIKRRMLEEGFAYEYLNGKQEFLNLFV, translated from the coding sequence ATGCAAGAAGACACAGCTTTAGTAGAGACCGTGGTGGCCTTGGGCAACGTGGAGAAGGCGGCCAAAAACCTGAAGGGCGTGATTTACAAGACGCCTTTGATGAAAAACCTTTGGCTTTCTGAAACCTACGGCGCGGACATTTACCTGAAGCGCGAAGACTTGCAAATTGTGCGTTCCTACAAAATACGCGGGGCGTACAACAAAATGTCCACGCTGCGGCAAGAGGAACGCGAGCGCGAGATTGTCTGCTCCAGCGCCGGCAACCATGCGCAGGGCGTGGCTTATGCATGTCAGCTGTTGGGGGTGAAGGGGTATATTTTCATGCCCGCCCAAACGCCCGCCCAGAAGGTGAACAAAGTGCGCCTCTTCGGGAAGGAGTGGGTGGAAGTGGTGCTCACCGGCGCTACCTACGACGATACCTTCAAAGCTGCCAAAGACTTCTGTGATGACCGCGGCAGCACCTTCATTCCGCCCTTTGATGATTTAGCCATTATTGAAGGCCAGGCCACCGTGGGGCTGGAGATTTTCAAGGACGCTGATTTTTCCATTGACTACCTATTCATGCCCATAGGCGGGGGCGGCTTGGCCAGCGGTGTTTCCAGTGTGTTCAAGCAACTCAGCCCCGGCACAAAACTGATTGGCGTGCAGCCGGCCGGTGCGCCGTCTATGTACCAATCCATCAAAGAAGGCAAGCGCCAGACCCTGGACAAAATTGACTCCTTCGTGGATGGCGCCGCCGTGAAATGCCCCGGCAAATTGACGTTTGACATCTGCCGCGAGTTGCTGGACGAGGTCATTCTAGTGCCCGAAGGCCAAATCTGCGAAGACATTCTCAAAATGTACAACGAGGAAGGCGTGGTGTTGGAACCGGCCGGTACGCTAACTATCTCGGCGTTGAAATCCTTTAAAGACGAGATTGAGGGCAAGCATGTAGTCTGCGTGATTAGCGGCAGCAACAATGATATCACCCGTATGGAAGATATCAAGGAGCGTGCGCTGCAGCACCAGGGCCTCAAGCATTATTTCATGGTCACGTTCAACCAGCAGCCCGGCGCGCTCAGAACTTTTGTAAACCGCGTGCTGCACCCCCAGGACGACATCATCCATTTCCAGTACATCAAGAAAAACAACAAAGAAAAAGGCCCCGTGTTCATCGGCGTGGAAGTGAAACACCCGCAAGACGTGGAAGCCATTAAGAGAAGAATGCTGGAAGAGGGCTTCGCCTATGAATACCTGAATGGGAAGCAGGAATTTTTGAATTTGTTTGTGTAA
- a CDS encoding MJ1255/VC2487 family glycosyltransferase has protein sequence MKILYGVPGEGMGHATRSKVIIKYLLAQGHDVQVVSSARAFQFLNKAFPGRVHEIKGFHIAYRNAAVSTVNTALLTLKTAPANLKMNFNRYRELMASFEPEVVISDFESFTYLFGKHHRLPIISIDNMQVINRCTLDIAIPDDVKGSYQVAKNVVKAKVPRSAHYLVASFFEATACKENTTVVPPIIREEILKAKPSQGDHLLVYQSNTNQKNLVQVLQALPQETFYVYGFNKDEDHGNVKLKAFSEEGFIQDLASSKAVLANSGFSLLSEAVYLQKPICAVPIPKQFEQYLNAAYVEKLGYGRNFSAFTPDALKAFLYDVPSFQKNLSGYHQNGNQVLFSEIDRLLAEVG, from the coding sequence ATGAAAATTTTATACGGCGTCCCCGGCGAAGGCATGGGCCACGCCACCCGCAGCAAAGTTATCATCAAGTATCTTTTGGCGCAGGGTCATGACGTGCAGGTGGTTTCTAGTGCGCGGGCATTTCAATTCCTAAACAAGGCGTTTCCGGGGCGGGTGCATGAAATCAAAGGGTTTCACATTGCTTACCGCAACGCGGCGGTGTCAACGGTAAACACGGCGCTGCTCACACTCAAGACTGCCCCAGCCAACCTGAAGATGAATTTCAACCGGTACCGCGAATTGATGGCTTCTTTTGAGCCCGAGGTGGTGATCTCAGATTTTGAATCGTTCACCTATTTGTTTGGGAAACATCATCGGCTGCCCATCATCAGCATTGACAACATGCAGGTCATTAACCGCTGTACCCTGGATATTGCTATTCCCGACGACGTGAAAGGCAGTTACCAGGTGGCCAAGAATGTGGTGAAAGCCAAAGTTCCGCGGTCGGCGCATTATCTGGTGGCGTCTTTTTTTGAAGCCACGGCCTGTAAAGAAAATACTACGGTGGTGCCGCCCATCATCCGGGAGGAAATCTTGAAGGCGAAGCCAAGCCAGGGCGATCATTTATTGGTGTACCAGTCCAATACCAATCAGAAAAATCTGGTGCAGGTGTTACAGGCCTTGCCGCAGGAAACTTTTTATGTCTATGGCTTTAACAAAGACGAAGACCACGGCAACGTAAAACTGAAAGCGTTCAGCGAAGAAGGGTTCATTCAGGACTTGGCATCATCCAAAGCGGTGCTGGCCAACAGCGGATTCTCTTTGCTCAGCGAAGCCGTGTATTTGCAGAAACCCATTTGCGCCGTGCCCATTCCCAAGCAGTTTGAGCAGTACCTCAACGCCGCCTATGTGGAGAAACTGGGCTACGGTAGAAATTTTTCGGCGTTCACCCCAGACGCCCTCAAAGCTTTTCTGTATGATGTGCCCAGCTTTCAAAAGAACCTCAGCGGCTATCACCAAAACGGTAACCAGGTGTTGTTCTCAGAAATTGACAGACTGCTGGCGGAAGTAGGGTAG
- a CDS encoding prephenate dehydrogenase, with translation METITIIGTGLIGGSAALDLRKAGVPKTLIGVDQNTVNAERALALQLVDQVLPLAEAVAVSDLVLVAIPVTAIAQLLPTLLDLAGPHTVVVDFGSTKGQLCEAVKDHPRRAQFVAAHPIAGTENSGPAAALHGLYQGKMNIICEKEKSSEAALATALELFTVLGMNTIFMDPKEHDKHVAYISHLSHVSSFLLGLTVLDVEKDEKNIFALAGSGFASTVRLAKSSPDMWAPIFEQNSHFLGHALGQYIKHLQRFQECLQNKDTAGLYQMMQQANQIRPVLEGIIPPVK, from the coding sequence ATGGAAACCATTACCATTATTGGAACCGGGCTTATTGGCGGTTCTGCCGCCCTTGACCTCAGAAAAGCCGGCGTACCCAAGACCCTCATTGGCGTTGACCAAAATACGGTGAATGCGGAGCGCGCGTTAGCCTTACAGTTGGTGGACCAGGTGCTGCCGCTGGCAGAGGCCGTGGCGGTTTCTGACCTGGTGTTGGTGGCTATACCAGTCACCGCCATTGCACAGCTGCTGCCTACGTTATTGGACTTGGCTGGCCCCCATACGGTGGTGGTAGATTTTGGCTCCACCAAAGGGCAACTCTGCGAAGCGGTTAAAGACCACCCCAGACGCGCCCAGTTTGTAGCCGCCCACCCCATTGCCGGTACTGAGAACTCTGGCCCCGCGGCGGCGCTGCATGGGTTGTACCAGGGCAAGATGAACATCATCTGCGAAAAGGAAAAATCTTCTGAGGCGGCGCTGGCCACGGCGCTGGAGTTGTTTACGGTGCTGGGCATGAACACTATTTTCATGGACCCCAAAGAGCACGACAAGCACGTGGCTTATATCTCGCATTTGTCGCACGTGAGTTCCTTTCTGCTGGGCTTGACGGTGCTGGACGTGGAGAAAGACGAAAAAAACATCTTTGCGCTGGCGGGCTCCGGGTTTGCCTCTACCGTGCGTCTGGCCAAAAGTTCGCCAGACATGTGGGCGCCTATCTTTGAGCAGAATTCGCATTTCCTGGGCCACGCCCTGGGCCAGTACATCAAGCATTTGCAACGGTTCCAGGAGTGCCTGCAGAACAAAGACACCGCCGGGCTTTACCAAATGATGCAACAGGCCAACCAAATCAGGCCGGTGTTGGAAGGCATTATTCCGCCGGTGAAATAA
- a CDS encoding CvpA family protein → MNYIDLLLAIIVLLSLYTGWQRGLLNGLLDLTRWLGSLLIAFWSYPMVASLLGRGFDWSPLYLLPISFFIVAVLASIVIQSLGNWVLAKIPQNVLAHKSNHALGLLPGLVSGVVSAGLVAILLMAFPLTGALKTQVQESKIAKRFARYGEKAEMALADVFGDAMRPTLNKLTVQPGSSEMVELPYKVTTATPRPDLETEMLALINQERTAEGLQPLQPDTALRRVARLHSQDMFAQGYFSHYNLQGQSPFDRIRQGRVPFRIAGENLALAPTLTIAHEGLMNSPGHRANILRRQFGRVGIGILGGGPHRLMITQNFRN, encoded by the coding sequence ATGAACTATATTGATTTACTTCTGGCCATCATTGTACTCCTGAGCTTGTACACCGGCTGGCAGCGCGGGCTGTTGAACGGCCTGCTAGACCTCACCCGGTGGTTGGGAAGTCTGCTGATTGCGTTTTGGTCTTACCCTATGGTGGCTTCTCTTTTGGGTCGCGGTTTTGACTGGAGCCCCTTGTACCTGTTGCCTATCAGCTTTTTCATTGTGGCGGTTTTGGCCAGCATCGTAATTCAGAGTCTGGGGAATTGGGTGTTGGCTAAAATTCCTCAGAACGTTTTGGCGCATAAAAGCAACCACGCGCTGGGCTTGTTGCCGGGGTTAGTAAGCGGCGTGGTCTCGGCGGGACTGGTAGCCATTCTGTTGATGGCTTTCCCGTTGACTGGTGCTTTAAAAACGCAGGTTCAGGAAAGTAAGATTGCTAAACGGTTTGCCCGCTACGGCGAGAAAGCAGAGATGGCCTTAGCCGATGTGTTTGGAGATGCCATGCGCCCCACCCTGAACAAACTCACCGTGCAACCCGGCTCTTCTGAAATGGTGGAGTTGCCCTACAAAGTCACCACTGCCACTCCCCGGCCCGACCTGGAGACCGAGATGCTGGCCCTCATCAATCAGGAACGCACCGCCGAAGGACTACAGCCCCTGCAACCAGATACCGCTTTGCGCCGCGTGGCACGCCTCCATTCACAGGACATGTTTGCCCAGGGGTATTTCTCGCATTACAACCTACAGGGGCAAAGTCCTTTTGACCGCATCAGGCAAGGGCGAGTGCCGTTCAGGATTGCCGGCGAGAACCTGGCGCTAGCGCCCACGCTCACCATTGCCCATGAAGGATTAATGAATTCGCCGGGCCACCGGGCTAATATTCTGCGCAGGCAGTTTGGGCGGGTGGGCATCGGTATCTTGGGCGGCGGCCCGCACCGGCTCATGATCACTCAAAACTTCAGGAACTGA
- a CDS encoding M48 family metalloprotease, with the protein MKKYMPYGLATAALFLFNSCATNPVTGKREVAIISEEQEIAMGQEADPSIVAQFGLYQNPTLQKFIQDKGQQMAAVSHRSNLKYEFKIVDSPVLNAFAVPGGYVYFTRGIMAHFNSEAQFAGVLGHEIGHITARHTVQQQSKQMITQGILLGGMIAIPELGNFGNELMQGAGLLFLKFGRDAERQSDELGVEYSTKIGYDAKHMADFFRTLERQSSQAAGGEEIPEFLSTHPSPGNRYTTVHQLADQWKTKTSATNLKEGRDSYLRMIDGLIYGEDPKQGFVENNIFYHPELKFQFPIPTGWKHQNSPQQVQMAPADGQALMFLTLAPGKTLEEAGQQMLQQYGLQALDSRQVTVNGLPAIMIMSQPAPQQQTQQGQQQEQPQDIRALSYLIQYGGNIYNITGVSPTATFNNLTPAFTSTMQNFRQLTDQEKINRKPELVRIKTVKQAATLSQVLQSFQMPAKKLEELAILNGMALTDRVAAGTLIKVVER; encoded by the coding sequence ATGAAAAAATATATGCCGTACGGGCTGGCCACTGCCGCCTTGTTTTTATTCAATTCCTGCGCCACCAACCCGGTTACGGGCAAACGCGAGGTAGCCATTATTTCAGAGGAACAGGAAATAGCCATGGGCCAGGAGGCCGACCCCAGCATTGTAGCCCAGTTTGGGCTGTACCAAAACCCCACTTTGCAGAAATTCATCCAGGACAAAGGCCAGCAAATGGCCGCCGTCTCGCACAGAAGCAACCTCAAATACGAATTCAAGATAGTAGACTCACCAGTGCTCAATGCTTTTGCCGTGCCGGGCGGCTACGTGTATTTCACCCGCGGCATTATGGCGCACTTTAACTCTGAGGCGCAGTTTGCCGGGGTGCTGGGGCATGAGATTGGTCACATTACGGCGCGCCACACGGTACAGCAGCAAAGCAAACAGATGATTACCCAAGGTATATTGCTAGGCGGCATGATCGCCATTCCGGAACTGGGGAATTTTGGCAATGAGCTGATGCAGGGTGCCGGTTTACTGTTCCTCAAGTTTGGCCGCGATGCGGAACGTCAGTCAGATGAACTGGGCGTGGAATATTCCACTAAGATTGGGTATGACGCCAAGCACATGGCCGATTTCTTCAGAACCTTGGAGCGACAAAGCAGCCAGGCCGCCGGCGGCGAAGAAATTCCGGAGTTTCTTTCTACGCACCCATCGCCAGGAAACCGTTACACCACGGTGCACCAACTGGCTGACCAATGGAAAACCAAAACCAGCGCCACTAACCTCAAAGAAGGCCGTGATTCTTACCTGAGAATGATTGACGGCCTCATTTACGGCGAAGACCCCAAACAGGGCTTTGTGGAGAACAACATTTTCTACCACCCAGAACTCAAGTTTCAGTTCCCAATCCCCACCGGCTGGAAACACCAGAACTCCCCGCAACAGGTACAAATGGCTCCCGCCGATGGCCAAGCTCTCATGTTCCTGACCCTGGCCCCGGGCAAAACCCTAGAGGAGGCCGGCCAACAGATGCTGCAACAATACGGCCTGCAAGCCCTGGACTCAAGACAAGTAACGGTGAACGGTCTGCCCGCCATCATGATTATGTCACAACCGGCCCCGCAGCAACAAACCCAGCAAGGCCAACAGCAAGAGCAGCCGCAAGACATAAGAGCACTTTCCTATCTCATTCAGTACGGCGGCAACATCTACAACATCACGGGGGTGAGCCCAACGGCCACGTTCAACAACCTGACGCCAGCGTTCACCAGCACCATGCAAAACTTCCGGCAGCTCACTGACCAGGAGAAAATCAACCGGAAGCCCGAGTTGGTGCGCATTAAAACCGTGAAACAGGCAGCCACGCTCTCACAAGTATTGCAGTCTTTCCAGATGCCAGCCAAAAAACTGGAGGAACTGGCTATTTTGAACGGCATGGCCCTCACAGACCGGGTAGCTGCCGGCACCTTGATCAAGGTGGTGGAACGCTAA
- a CDS encoding EcsC family protein, whose amino-acid sequence MSHTPYEETVLQELRVWQQEMQRSPSFLNNLSRRAQTKLNSYIPEKVHQAITATIKQMIKAVLFGAKHTTAKPLDHATLELKEAVVLERIDFYKKTAAAEGGLTGAGGFLLGLADFPLLLGIKLKMLFDLAALYGHSVDDYRERVFLLHIFQLAFSGQERRQDVYQQMVNWDQKKEELPLDINAFDWRTFQQEYRDYIDLAKLAQLIPIIGAPVGLVVNYRLLQKLGITAMNAYRQRWQEQQSGQTPLLPS is encoded by the coding sequence ATGTCTCACACCCCGTATGAAGAAACCGTTTTGCAGGAACTGCGGGTCTGGCAACAGGAGATGCAGCGTTCCCCTTCGTTTCTGAACAACTTAAGCCGAAGGGCACAGACCAAGCTCAACAGTTACATTCCGGAGAAAGTACACCAGGCCATTACGGCCACCATCAAGCAAATGATCAAAGCCGTGCTCTTCGGGGCGAAACACACCACGGCCAAACCCTTGGACCATGCCACACTGGAACTGAAAGAAGCGGTGGTGCTGGAGCGCATTGACTTCTACAAGAAAACGGCCGCCGCCGAAGGAGGACTTACCGGCGCCGGTGGCTTTCTGCTGGGCCTGGCAGATTTCCCGCTGCTGTTGGGCATCAAACTCAAAATGCTGTTTGACCTGGCCGCCCTGTACGGTCATTCTGTGGACGACTACCGTGAGCGCGTGTTTCTGCTGCACATTTTCCAGCTGGCGTTTAGTGGGCAGGAGCGCCGGCAAGACGTGTACCAGCAAATGGTGAACTGGGACCAGAAAAAAGAAGAACTGCCCCTGGACATCAATGCGTTTGACTGGCGCACCTTTCAGCAGGAATACCGTGATTACATTGACCTGGCCAAGCTGGCGCAACTCATTCCCATTATTGGCGCGCCCGTGGGGTTGGTGGTGAATTACCGGCTCCTGCAAAAGCTGGGAATCACAGCCATGAACGCCTACCGCCAGCGGTGGCAGGAACAGCAGTCTGGCCAAACCCCGCTCCTTCCCTCCTAG